The following are from one region of the Melaminivora suipulveris genome:
- a CDS encoding KpsF/GutQ family sugar-phosphate isomerase, whose amino-acid sequence MPDAGTPLPAEQILRLARDTLAIEAQALHAVAARLGAPFVQAVQLLLATTGRVIVMGMGKSGHVGRKIAATLASTGTPAFFVHPAEASHGDLGMVASGDLVLALSNSGESSELNVLLPLLKRQGVPLIALTGRLDSTLARHADVALDCGVEREACPLNLAPTASTTAQLALGDALAVALLDARGFRPEDFARSHPGGALGRRLLTHVRDVMRAGSDVPRVLPDATFGELMREMSAKGVGAAAIVDEAGRPLGVFTDGDLRRRIEAGLELRALRAREVMHAGPRTIAADALAADAAQLMERHAITSVLVTDAHGLLVGVVHIGDLMRAKVI is encoded by the coding sequence ATGCCCGACGCCGGAACGCCCCTGCCCGCTGAACAGATCCTGCGCCTGGCCCGCGACACCCTGGCCATCGAAGCCCAGGCCCTGCACGCCGTCGCGGCGCGCCTGGGTGCGCCCTTCGTGCAGGCCGTGCAGCTGCTGCTGGCGACCACCGGGCGCGTGATCGTCATGGGCATGGGCAAGAGCGGGCACGTGGGGCGCAAGATCGCCGCCACGCTGGCGTCCACCGGCACGCCGGCCTTCTTCGTGCACCCGGCCGAGGCCAGCCATGGCGATCTGGGCATGGTGGCATCAGGCGACCTGGTGCTGGCGCTGTCCAACAGCGGCGAGAGCAGCGAGTTGAACGTGCTGCTGCCCTTGCTCAAACGCCAGGGCGTGCCGCTGATCGCGCTGACCGGCCGGCTCGATTCGACCCTGGCGCGCCACGCCGACGTCGCGCTGGACTGCGGCGTCGAGCGCGAGGCCTGCCCCTTGAACCTGGCGCCCACCGCCAGCACCACCGCGCAGCTGGCCCTGGGCGACGCGCTGGCCGTGGCGTTGCTGGACGCACGCGGCTTTCGTCCCGAGGATTTCGCGCGATCGCACCCTGGCGGCGCGCTGGGCCGGCGACTGCTCACGCACGTGCGCGACGTGATGCGCGCTGGCAGCGACGTCCCGCGCGTGTTGCCCGATGCGACCTTTGGCGAACTGATGCGCGAGATGAGCGCCAAGGGCGTGGGCGCCGCAGCCATCGTCGATGAGGCCGGCCGGCCACTGGGTGTGTTCACCGACGGCGACCTGCGCCGGCGCATCGAGGCCGGACTGGAGCTGCGCGCCCTGCGCGCGCGCGAGGTCATGCACGCCGGCCCGCGCACCATCGCCGCCGACGCGCTGGCCGCCGACGCCGCGCAGCTCATGGAGCGCCACGCCATCACCAGCGTGCTGGTCACCGACGCGCACGGCCTGCTGGTGGGCGTCGTGCACATCGGCGACCTGATGCGCGCCAAGGTCATCTGA
- a CDS encoding cation:proton antiporter, producing MSSLALTLLYLLAAVLGVVACRSLRLPPMMGYLAAGILIGPHALALTRNSEGVRHLGEFGVVFLMFTIGLEFSLPKLRAMRRHVFGLGLAQVAFSMALFTAALLALSWALGGVWQMGWQSALALGGTLAMSSTAIVARLLTERAELESEHGQRVLGILLFQDLAVVPLLVLIPALGSSPDKLLLALGLALVKAVLLVGVLLVGGQRVMRWWLTLVARRKSDELFMLNLLLVTLGLAWLTELAGLSLALGAFIAGVLVSETQYRHQVGIDIRPFHDVLLGLFFITVGMMLDWHIMLEHWALVLVLLLGPLLAKTLIIVAIARGLGATAGVSLRTALFVAQAGEFGFVLLSLMQVHALIEPRLLNPVLAAMVLSMLATPFLVQHSSRIVMKLVASDWLQQSLQVTSIARQAINTSGHVLICGYGRSGQALARMLEHEGIAYMALDLDPDRVRQAAAAGNSVVFGDATRLQALMAAGLARAAAVVITYVDTPAALKVLASAREHAPHVPVLVRTRDDTHLDALQAGGATAVVPEAIEGSLMLASHALALLGVPMRRVLRLVRDQRDARYGLLRGHFHGVDDDTVAERDQERLVSITLPGGAAALGRKPADLALKPLGVRLVNVRTAAGRSAAADSALPLAAGDTLVLSGHPTALALGEEHLLRG from the coding sequence ATGTCCTCTCTCGCGCTGACGCTGCTTTATCTCCTGGCCGCCGTGCTGGGGGTGGTGGCATGCCGCAGCCTGCGCCTGCCGCCGATGATGGGCTACCTGGCCGCGGGCATCCTGATCGGGCCGCACGCGCTGGCGCTGACGCGCAACTCCGAGGGCGTGCGCCACCTGGGCGAGTTTGGCGTGGTGTTCCTGATGTTCACCATCGGGCTGGAGTTCAGCCTGCCCAAGCTGCGCGCCATGCGCCGCCACGTCTTCGGGCTGGGGCTGGCGCAGGTGGCGTTTTCCATGGCGCTGTTCACCGCCGCGCTGCTGGCGCTGTCGTGGGCCTTGGGCGGCGTGTGGCAGATGGGCTGGCAGTCGGCGCTGGCGCTGGGCGGCACGCTGGCCATGAGCAGCACGGCCATCGTCGCGCGGCTGCTGACCGAGCGCGCCGAGCTGGAGAGCGAGCACGGCCAGCGCGTGCTGGGCATCCTGCTGTTCCAGGATCTGGCGGTGGTGCCGCTGCTGGTGCTGATCCCGGCATTGGGCTCGTCGCCGGACAAGCTGCTGCTGGCCCTCGGCCTGGCGCTGGTCAAGGCGGTGCTGCTGGTCGGCGTGCTGCTGGTGGGCGGCCAGCGCGTCATGCGCTGGTGGCTGACGCTGGTGGCGCGCCGAAAGAGCGACGAGCTGTTCATGCTGAACCTGCTGCTGGTCACGCTGGGCCTGGCCTGGCTGACCGAACTGGCCGGCCTGTCGCTGGCGCTGGGCGCCTTCATCGCCGGCGTGCTGGTGTCGGAGACGCAGTACCGCCATCAGGTGGGCATCGACATCCGGCCCTTCCACGACGTGCTGCTGGGACTGTTCTTCATCACCGTGGGCATGATGCTGGACTGGCACATCATGCTGGAGCACTGGGCGCTGGTGCTGGTGCTGCTGCTCGGGCCGCTCTTGGCCAAGACGCTGATCATCGTCGCCATCGCGCGCGGGCTGGGCGCGACGGCCGGGGTGTCGCTGCGCACGGCGCTGTTCGTGGCGCAGGCGGGCGAGTTCGGCTTCGTGCTGCTGTCGCTGATGCAGGTGCACGCGCTGATCGAGCCGCGCCTGCTGAACCCGGTGCTGGCGGCCATGGTGCTGTCCATGCTGGCCACGCCTTTCCTGGTGCAGCACAGCAGTCGCATCGTCATGAAGCTGGTGGCCAGCGACTGGCTGCAGCAGTCTCTGCAGGTCACAAGCATCGCGCGCCAGGCCATCAACACCAGCGGCCATGTGCTGATCTGCGGCTACGGGCGCAGCGGCCAGGCGCTGGCACGCATGCTCGAGCACGAGGGCATCGCCTACATGGCGCTGGACCTGGACCCGGACCGCGTGCGCCAGGCGGCTGCCGCCGGCAACTCGGTGGTCTTCGGCGACGCGACCCGGCTGCAGGCGCTGATGGCCGCGGGCCTTGCGCGCGCCGCGGCGGTGGTCATCACCTATGTGGACACGCCGGCGGCGCTCAAGGTGCTGGCCAGCGCGCGCGAGCACGCCCCGCATGTGCCGGTGCTGGTGCGCACGCGGGACGACACGCATCTGGACGCCTTGCAGGCCGGTGGCGCCACTGCCGTGGTGCCCGAGGCCATCGAGGGCTCGCTGATGCTGGCCAGCCACGCGCTGGCGCTGCTGGGCGTGCCCATGCGGCGCGTGCTGCGCCTGGTGCGCGACCAGCGCGATGCGCGCTACGGCCTGTTGCGCGGACACTTCCACGGCGTCGACGACGACACCGTGGCCGAGCGCGACCAGGAGCGCCTGGTCTCCATCACGCTGCCGGGCGGCGCCGCCGCGCTGGGCCGCAAGCCGGCCGATCTGGCCCTCAAGCCGCTGGGCGTGCGCCTGGTCAACGTGCGCACCGCCGCCGGGCGCAGCGCCGCCGCCGACAGCGCGTTGCCGCTGGCGGCGGGCGACACGCTGGTGCTGTCCGGCCACCCGACGGCGCTGGCGCTGGGCGAGGAGCACCTGCTGCGCGGCTGA
- a CDS encoding adenine phosphoribosyltransferase, whose product MHDLSVNDYLRQHIRTVPDWPAPGVQFRDITPLLQNPRVFRVMIDAFVHRYMERERRPDVVAGLDARGFIIGAVVAYELGVGFVPIRKKGKLPFTTVEETYELEYGSATVELHADAVREGDRVLLMDDLIATGGTMMAGKRLLEKLGARVMEGAAIVDLPELGGSARLRESGLALHTLVDFAGH is encoded by the coding sequence ATGCACGACCTGAGCGTCAACGACTATCTGCGCCAGCACATCCGCACCGTTCCTGACTGGCCGGCGCCCGGCGTGCAGTTCCGCGACATCACGCCGCTTTTGCAAAACCCGCGCGTGTTCCGGGTGATGATCGACGCCTTCGTGCACCGCTACATGGAGCGCGAACGCCGCCCCGACGTGGTCGCCGGCCTGGATGCGCGCGGCTTCATCATCGGCGCCGTGGTGGCCTACGAGCTGGGCGTAGGGTTCGTGCCGATCCGCAAGAAGGGCAAGCTGCCCTTCACCACGGTGGAGGAAACCTATGAGCTCGAATACGGCAGCGCCACCGTCGAGCTGCACGCCGACGCCGTGCGCGAAGGCGACCGCGTGCTGCTGATGGACGACCTGATCGCCACCGGCGGCACCATGATGGCCGGCAAGCGGCTGCTGGAAAAGCTCGGCGCGCGCGTCATGGAAGGCGCGGCCATCGTCGATCTGCCGGAACTCGGCGGCTCGGCGCGTCTGCGCGAGAGCGGCCTGGCGCTGCACACGCTGGTGGACTTCGCCGGGCACTGA
- a CDS encoding Crp/Fnr family transcriptional regulator, protein MTDLTSRPAATRADLGRLVAAIHQATADDSMTNMLSSEQWELLSGYLLPVQLTAGQVLFAQGSNDRTLYLVESGSLSVHYEDSKQRLRLAIVGPGTVVGEGAFFSHRPRSATVQAGVPSLVWALSALRHAELGNRQPAVALQIAMAAGAVLAKRLGDRRRRIAAT, encoded by the coding sequence ATGACCGACCTGACCTCCCGTCCTGCCGCTACCCGCGCCGACCTGGGCCGTCTGGTGGCCGCCATCCACCAGGCCACGGCCGACGACAGCATGACCAACATGCTCAGCAGCGAACAGTGGGAGCTGCTGTCGGGCTATCTGCTGCCGGTGCAGCTGACCGCCGGCCAGGTGCTATTTGCCCAGGGCAGCAACGACCGCACGCTGTACCTGGTGGAAAGCGGCAGCCTGAGCGTGCACTACGAGGACAGCAAGCAGCGCCTGCGCCTGGCCATCGTCGGCCCCGGCACGGTGGTGGGCGAGGGGGCATTCTTTTCGCACCGTCCGCGCAGTGCCACCGTGCAGGCCGGCGTGCCGTCGCTGGTCTGGGCGCTGTCGGCCCTGCGCCATGCCGAACTGGGCAACCGCCAGCCCGCCGTGGCGCTGCAGATCGCCATGGCCGCCGGCGCCGTGCTGGCCAAGCGCCTGGGCGATCGGCGCCGGCGCATCGCCGCCACCTGA
- the mnmE gene encoding tRNA uridine-5-carboxymethylaminomethyl(34) synthesis GTPase MnmE, whose product MLARHHDPIIAIATAPGRGAVGIVRVSGRDLDAFAQALLGRPLQPRHAHYLPFPDADSHAIDHGLALRFPRPHSYTGEDVLELQAHGGPVVLQMLLARCLEVAAGGALPGLRLAEPGEFTERAFLNGKLDLAQAEAVADLIDATTSAAARSASRSLAGAFSQDIHALRDALVHLRMLVEATLDFPEEEIDFLRKADAQGQLSNLQQLLATVLARATQGALLREGITVVIAGQPNAGKSSLLNALAGAELAIVTPIAGTTRDKVQQTIQIEGVPLHVVDTAGLREAGDEVERIGIARAWDEIAGADAVLFLHDLTRSDAPDHAAADAAIADTLRARLPRGVPVIDVWNKCDAASGEAAVPAGTGTGAAVRLSARTGEGLDALRRKLLEVAGVQALPEGVYIARERHLQALRATDEHLTQATAQLLAPTPALDLLAEELRLAQNALNSITGEFGADELLGVIFSRFCIGK is encoded by the coding sequence ATGCTCGCCCGCCACCACGACCCCATAATCGCCATCGCCACCGCCCCAGGGCGCGGCGCGGTGGGCATCGTGCGCGTCTCCGGGCGCGACCTGGATGCTTTCGCCCAGGCGCTGCTGGGCCGGCCGCTGCAGCCGCGCCATGCGCACTACCTGCCCTTCCCCGATGCCGATAGCCACGCCATCGACCACGGCCTGGCGCTGCGCTTTCCCCGGCCGCACAGCTATACCGGCGAGGACGTGCTGGAGCTGCAGGCGCACGGCGGGCCGGTGGTGCTGCAGATGTTGCTGGCACGCTGCCTGGAGGTGGCGGCCGGCGGCGCGCTGCCGGGGTTGCGCCTGGCCGAGCCGGGTGAGTTCACCGAGCGCGCATTCCTGAATGGCAAGCTCGATCTGGCGCAGGCCGAGGCCGTGGCCGATCTGATCGACGCCACCACCAGCGCCGCCGCGCGCAGCGCCAGCCGCTCTCTGGCCGGCGCGTTCTCGCAGGACATCCATGCGCTGCGCGACGCGCTGGTGCACCTGCGCATGCTGGTCGAGGCGACGCTGGATTTTCCGGAAGAAGAAATCGACTTCCTGCGCAAGGCCGACGCTCAGGGCCAGCTATCGAACCTGCAGCAACTGCTGGCCACGGTGCTGGCGCGTGCGACACAGGGCGCGCTGCTGCGCGAGGGCATCACGGTGGTCATCGCCGGCCAGCCCAACGCCGGCAAGAGCTCGCTGCTGAACGCGCTGGCCGGCGCGGAACTCGCCATCGTCACGCCGATCGCCGGCACCACGCGCGACAAGGTGCAGCAGACCATCCAGATCGAGGGCGTGCCGCTGCACGTGGTCGACACCGCCGGCCTGCGCGAGGCCGGCGACGAGGTCGAGCGCATCGGCATCGCGCGCGCCTGGGACGAGATCGCCGGCGCCGACGCGGTGCTGTTCCTGCACGATCTGACGCGCAGCGATGCGCCGGACCATGCCGCCGCCGACGCCGCCATCGCGGACACCCTGCGCGCGCGGCTGCCGCGCGGCGTGCCGGTCATCGACGTGTGGAACAAGTGCGACGCCGCGTCTGGCGAGGCGGCCGTGCCGGCTGGCACCGGCACCGGCGCCGCCGTGCGCCTGTCCGCGCGCACCGGCGAGGGCCTGGACGCGCTGCGCCGCAAGCTGCTGGAGGTGGCTGGCGTGCAAGCCCTGCCCGAGGGCGTGTACATCGCGCGCGAGCGGCACCTGCAGGCGCTGCGCGCCACCGACGAACATCTGACGCAGGCCACGGCGCAACTGCTCGCGCCGACGCCGGCGCTGGACCTGCTGGCCGAGGAGCTGCGCCTGGCGCAGAACGCGCTCAACAGCATCACCGGCGAATTCGGCGCCGACGAACTGCTGGGTGTCATCTTTTCGCGCTTTTGCATCGGCAAGTGA
- a CDS encoding ABC transporter substrate-binding protein yields the protein MHRTTFRLGLLAAAALLAAGSASAATLRWAGANDINTVDPHSQNHQTTHAFLQQVYESLVRYDEKFQVEPALATKWTQVSPTQVRFELRKGVKFHDGAPFTADDVVFSLTRAMTPPSNMQSATQSVKELKKVDDHTVDVFLKGPNPILLRELTEARIMNKAWAEKHNSVKSQDYGGKEESYASRNANGTGPYKLVGWQPDVKLTLTKNADWWDKPRGNVDEVVFTPIKSAATRTAALVSGQVDFVVDPPPQDLARLKNTPELKLIEGAENRTIFFGLDQFRDELPGAGTPGKNPLKDKRVRQAMYQAIDTAGLHKNTMRGLSVPAGAMVAPMVHGWTKQLDERASKYDVEAAKKLLADAGYPNGFALKLECPNDRYVNDEAICQAVTAMWTRIGIKTTLAAAPMAQFVTRVMNNDVNAYLFGWGVATFDALYTLDSLMSTKQGKTAAGVYNGGRFSDAKLDEMIQQIKSEMDAPKRDALLHDALKLTKDEYYYIPLHHQIRPWAMRKGVETVHRADDRPMPNWTTVK from the coding sequence ATGCACCGCACCACTTTCCGTCTGGGCCTGCTGGCCGCCGCCGCGCTGCTGGCCGCAGGCAGCGCCAGCGCCGCCACGCTGCGCTGGGCCGGTGCCAACGATATCAACACCGTCGACCCGCACTCGCAGAACCACCAGACCACGCACGCCTTTTTGCAGCAGGTCTACGAGAGCCTGGTGCGCTACGACGAGAAGTTCCAGGTCGAGCCGGCGCTGGCCACCAAGTGGACGCAGGTCAGCCCGACTCAGGTGCGCTTCGAACTGCGCAAGGGTGTCAAATTCCACGACGGAGCGCCCTTCACCGCCGACGACGTGGTGTTCTCGCTCACGCGCGCCATGACGCCGCCGTCCAACATGCAAAGCGCCACGCAGAGCGTCAAGGAACTCAAGAAGGTCGACGACCACACGGTCGACGTGTTCCTGAAGGGGCCCAACCCCATCTTGCTGCGCGAGCTGACCGAAGCGCGCATCATGAACAAGGCCTGGGCCGAGAAACACAACTCGGTCAAGTCGCAGGACTACGGCGGCAAGGAGGAAAGCTACGCCTCGCGCAACGCCAACGGCACCGGCCCGTACAAGCTGGTCGGCTGGCAGCCGGACGTCAAGCTCACGCTGACCAAGAACGCCGACTGGTGGGACAAGCCACGCGGCAACGTCGACGAGGTCGTCTTCACGCCCATCAAGTCGGCCGCCACGCGTACCGCCGCGCTGGTCTCGGGCCAGGTGGACTTCGTCGTCGATCCGCCGCCGCAGGATCTGGCGCGCCTGAAGAACACGCCCGAGCTGAAACTCATCGAAGGCGCCGAGAACCGCACCATCTTCTTCGGCCTGGACCAGTTCCGCGACGAGCTGCCCGGCGCCGGCACTCCCGGCAAGAACCCGCTCAAGGACAAGCGCGTGCGCCAGGCCATGTACCAGGCCATCGACACCGCCGGACTGCACAAGAACACCATGCGCGGCCTGTCGGTGCCCGCCGGCGCCATGGTCGCGCCCATGGTGCACGGCTGGACCAAACAGCTCGACGAGCGCGCGTCCAAGTACGACGTGGAGGCCGCCAAGAAACTGCTGGCCGACGCGGGCTACCCCAACGGCTTCGCGCTGAAGCTGGAGTGCCCGAACGACCGCTACGTCAACGACGAGGCCATCTGCCAGGCGGTGACCGCCATGTGGACGCGCATCGGCATCAAGACGACACTCGCGGCCGCGCCCATGGCGCAGTTCGTCACGCGCGTCATGAACAACGACGTCAACGCCTACCTGTTCGGCTGGGGCGTGGCGACGTTCGATGCGCTCTACACGCTGGACTCGCTGATGTCCACCAAGCAGGGCAAGACGGCGGCGGGCGTGTACAACGGCGGGCGCTTCTCGGACGCCAAGCTCGACGAAATGATCCAGCAGATCAAGTCCGAAATGGACGCGCCCAAGCGCGACGCGCTGCTGCACGACGCGCTCAAGCTGACCAAGGACGAGTACTACTACATCCCGCTGCACCACCAGATCCGCCCCTGGGCGATGCGCAAGGGCGTGGAGACGGTGCATCGCGCGGATGATCGGCCGATGCCGAACTGGACGACGGTCAAGTAA
- the yidC gene encoding membrane protein insertase YidC, protein MNDIRRTILWVIFGFSLVLLWDKWQIHNGNKATFFPSPAVQTAPAVSADRAASAPAVVPTANVAAQPPTVASDTAAPAQGVAPRERVTVTTDVLRLTFDSEGGSLVEGELLQYPDMQDKSRPFVLLDESASRVYVAQTGLIGGSYPTHKTPMTVVPGPRSLEGGQDALSVRFESPDLGGVKLVKTWTARRGAYDLAVKHEVINTGGAPVAPQLYLQLVRDGNKPPGESSFYSTFTGPAVYTEAKKYHKVDFKDIENGKAEIDRKADNGYVAMVQHYFASAWLLAQGLQRELFVRKVDTNLYAVGMIAPLGEIAPGQAKALDAQLYAGPQIETQLEKLAPGLELVKDYGWLTILAKPLYWLLDQLHKVLGNWGWSIVALVVLLKIAFYWLNAKAYSSMARMKAINPRIQEMRERLKDKPQQMQQEMMRIYREEKVNPMGGCLPIMIQIPVFIALYWVLLSSVEMRNAPWIGWIHDLSSPDPFFILPILMALSSLLQTALNPAPPDPMQAKMMWFMPLIFSVMFFFFPAGLVLYWLTNNLLSIAQQWIINKRMGVPPQFNLPKFR, encoded by the coding sequence ATGAACGACATCCGCCGCACCATCCTGTGGGTGATCTTTGGCTTTTCCCTGGTGCTGCTGTGGGACAAGTGGCAGATCCACAACGGCAACAAGGCCACCTTCTTCCCCAGCCCCGCCGTGCAGACGGCCCCTGCCGTTTCGGCGGACAGGGCGGCGAGCGCACCCGCCGTCGTGCCGACGGCCAACGTCGCGGCGCAGCCGCCGACGGTCGCGTCCGACACCGCAGCGCCGGCGCAAGGCGTCGCGCCGCGCGAGCGCGTTACCGTGACCACCGACGTGCTGCGCCTGACGTTCGACAGCGAAGGCGGATCCCTGGTCGAGGGCGAGCTGCTGCAATACCCCGACATGCAGGACAAGAGCCGCCCCTTCGTGCTGCTCGACGAGAGCGCCAGCCGGGTCTACGTCGCGCAGACCGGCCTGATCGGCGGCAGCTATCCCACGCACAAGACCCCCATGACGGTGGTGCCCGGCCCGCGCTCTCTCGAAGGTGGCCAGGACGCCCTGAGCGTGCGCTTCGAGTCGCCCGATCTGGGCGGCGTCAAGCTGGTCAAGACCTGGACGGCCCGCCGCGGCGCCTATGACCTGGCGGTGAAGCACGAAGTCATCAACACCGGCGGCGCGCCGGTGGCCCCGCAGCTGTATCTGCAGCTGGTGCGCGATGGCAACAAGCCGCCGGGCGAGTCATCGTTCTATTCGACCTTCACCGGCCCGGCGGTCTACACGGAAGCCAAGAAGTACCACAAGGTCGACTTCAAGGACATCGAAAACGGCAAGGCCGAGATCGACCGCAAGGCCGACAACGGCTATGTGGCCATGGTGCAGCACTACTTCGCCAGCGCCTGGCTGCTGGCTCAGGGGCTGCAGCGCGAGCTGTTCGTGCGCAAGGTGGACACCAACCTGTACGCGGTCGGCATGATCGCCCCGCTGGGCGAGATCGCCCCCGGCCAGGCCAAGGCGCTGGACGCGCAGCTCTACGCCGGCCCGCAGATCGAAACGCAATTGGAAAAACTCGCTCCCGGCCTGGAGCTGGTCAAGGACTATGGCTGGCTGACCATCCTGGCCAAGCCGCTGTACTGGCTGCTCGACCAGCTGCACAAGGTGCTGGGCAACTGGGGCTGGTCCATTGTGGCGCTGGTGGTGCTGCTGAAGATCGCCTTCTACTGGCTCAACGCCAAGGCCTACTCCAGCATGGCCAGGATGAAGGCCATCAACCCGCGCATTCAGGAAATGCGCGAGCGCCTGAAGGACAAGCCCCAGCAGATGCAGCAGGAGATGATGCGCATCTACCGCGAAGAGAAGGTCAACCCCATGGGTGGCTGCCTGCCCATCATGATCCAGATCCCGGTCTTCATCGCGCTGTACTGGGTGCTGCTGTCCAGCGTGGAGATGCGCAATGCGCCGTGGATCGGCTGGATCCACGATCTGTCCTCGCCGGACCCGTTCTTCATCCTGCCCATCCTGATGGCGCTGTCGTCGCTCCTGCAGACCGCGCTGAACCCGGCGCCGCCGGATCCGATGCAGGCCAAGATGATGTGGTTCATGCCGCTGATCTTCAGCGTGATGTTCTTCTTCTTCCCTGCCGGCCTGGTGCTGTACTGGTTGACCAACAACCTGTTGTCGATTGCCCAGCAGTGGATCATCAACAAGCGCATGGGCGTGCCGCCGCAGTTCAACCTGCCCAAGTTCCGCTGA
- the yidD gene encoding membrane protein insertion efficiency factor YidD, with translation MMRRLLMALVRGYRLLLSPWLGSACRFEPTCSVYSLGALERYGAAAGSWLTLRRLARCHPWCAGGLDPVPQTLPRSMRLFSRLVPPAPPPSSDNQTSSP, from the coding sequence ATGATGCGCCGCCTGCTGATGGCACTGGTGCGCGGCTACCGTCTGCTGCTCAGCCCGTGGCTGGGCTCGGCCTGCCGCTTCGAGCCGACCTGCTCGGTCTACTCCCTCGGTGCGCTGGAACGCTACGGCGCCGCTGCCGGCAGCTGGCTCACGCTGCGGCGCCTGGCGCGCTGCCACCCGTGGTGCGCCGGCGGCCTCGACCCGGTGCCGCAGACGCTGCCACGCAGCATGCGCCTGTTCTCGCGGCTGGTGCCGCCCGCCCCGCCTCCCTCCTCGGACAACCAGACCTCCTCTCCATGA
- a CDS encoding ribonuclease P protein component, producing the protein MQRLKTRPQFQATLAAGTVSRTAHFALHRLALDPAPQPPCGPDGAPPAHSPEALFALPTGTPPAPWMGAMAPKRWARRAVTRNAIKRQIYAVADEHRSRLPHAAHVVRLRAAFDRQQFVSASSEALKRAVRAELHQLFARAAGRSAA; encoded by the coding sequence ATGCAGCGGCTGAAAACCCGTCCCCAGTTCCAGGCCACGCTGGCCGCGGGCACCGTCTCGCGCACGGCGCACTTCGCGCTGCACCGGCTGGCGCTGGACCCGGCGCCGCAACCCCCTTGCGGGCCCGACGGTGCGCCGCCGGCGCATTCGCCCGAGGCCCTGTTCGCGCTGCCCACCGGCACGCCGCCAGCGCCCTGGATGGGCGCCATGGCGCCCAAGCGCTGGGCGCGTCGCGCCGTCACGCGCAACGCCATCAAGCGGCAGATCTATGCCGTCGCCGATGAGCATCGCAGCCGGCTGCCGCACGCCGCCCACGTGGTGCGGCTGCGCGCAGCCTTCGATCGCCAGCAATTCGTGAGCGCCTCGTCGGAGGCCCTCAAGCGTGCCGTGCGCGCGGAGCTGCACCAGCTGTTTGCGCGCGCCGCTGGCCGGAGTGCGGCATGA
- the rpmH gene encoding 50S ribosomal protein L34 — MKRTYQPSKTRRARTHGFLVRMKTRGGRAVINARRAKGRKRLAV, encoded by the coding sequence ATGAAACGTACCTACCAGCCTTCCAAGACCCGCCGCGCCCGCACCCATGGCTTTTTGGTGCGCATGAAGACGCGCGGCGGCCGCGCCGTGATCAACGCCCGCCGCGCCAAGGGCCGCAAGCGCCTGGCCGTCTGA